In Streptomyces sp. NBC_00414, a single window of DNA contains:
- a CDS encoding GNAT family N-acetyltransferase — protein sequence MTARDTVTCGRLTADQLLAAVGELGDLLADTVDGGASIGFLAPLDRAAAVDWWRRLAPSLADGSLAVWAAYLDGEIVGTVSLVFPDKPNSRHRAEVVKLMVHRAGRGRGLGRALLATAERAAAEAGVTLLSLDTETDSPAESLYRSAGWTRAGVIPDYARTPSGELRPTTILYKYVPAVRDRAPARS from the coding sequence GTGACCGCCAGGGACACCGTTACGTGCGGAAGGCTGACGGCTGATCAGTTGCTGGCCGCTGTCGGCGAGTTGGGGGATCTGCTGGCCGACACCGTCGACGGAGGCGCGTCGATCGGCTTCCTCGCCCCGCTCGACCGCGCCGCGGCCGTCGACTGGTGGCGAAGGCTGGCGCCCTCGCTCGCGGACGGCTCCCTCGCCGTATGGGCCGCGTACCTGGACGGCGAGATCGTCGGCACGGTGAGCCTCGTCTTCCCGGACAAGCCCAACAGCCGTCACCGGGCCGAGGTGGTGAAGCTCATGGTGCACAGGGCGGGGCGGGGGCGCGGGCTCGGCCGCGCGCTGCTGGCCACGGCCGAACGCGCCGCGGCCGAGGCAGGGGTGACCCTGCTCAGCCTGGACACCGAGACCGACAGCCCGGCCGAGTCGCTCTACCGGTCGGCCGGGTGGACCAGGGCGGGCGTCATCCCCGACTACGCGAGGACTCCCTCGGGGGAGCTGCGCCCGACCACGATCCTCTACAAGTACGTGCCTGCTGTGCGGGACCGGGCCCCGGCCCGTTCATGA
- the tdh gene encoding L-threonine 3-dehydrogenase: MKALVKEKAEPGLRLMDVPEPAVGPGEVLIKVLRTGICGTDLHIRNWDGWARQTVKAPLVLGHEFVGEVVETGRDVGDIAVGDRVSGEGHLVCGKCRNCQAGRRHLCRATVGLGVGRDGAFAEYVALPATNVWVHRVPVDLDIAAIFDPFGNAVHTALSFPLVGEDVLITGAGPIGLMAAAVAKHAGARHVVVTDVSEDRLELARKIGVTLALNVAESGIADGQRALGLREGFDVGLEMSGNPVAMRDMLANMTHGGKIAMLGLPSEEFAVDWSRIVTSMITIKGIYGREMFETWYAMSVLLEGGLDLAPVITGRYGHRDFEAAFADAASGRGGKVILDWTL, translated from the coding sequence TTGAAGGCGCTGGTCAAGGAGAAGGCGGAGCCAGGGCTTCGGCTCATGGACGTACCGGAGCCGGCCGTCGGCCCCGGCGAGGTGCTGATCAAGGTCCTGCGGACCGGGATCTGCGGCACCGACCTGCACATCCGCAACTGGGACGGCTGGGCGCGGCAGACCGTCAAGGCGCCGCTGGTGCTCGGCCACGAGTTCGTCGGCGAGGTCGTGGAGACGGGCCGTGACGTCGGCGACATCGCGGTGGGCGACCGGGTCAGCGGCGAGGGCCACCTCGTCTGCGGGAAGTGCCGCAACTGCCAGGCCGGACGGCGCCACCTGTGCCGCGCGACGGTGGGACTCGGCGTGGGCCGCGACGGCGCGTTCGCCGAATACGTGGCGCTGCCCGCGACCAACGTCTGGGTGCACCGTGTCCCCGTCGACCTCGACATCGCGGCGATCTTCGACCCGTTCGGCAACGCCGTGCACACCGCGCTGTCGTTCCCGCTGGTCGGAGAGGACGTACTGATCACCGGCGCGGGCCCCATCGGCCTGATGGCGGCAGCCGTCGCCAAGCACGCCGGCGCCCGGCACGTCGTCGTCACCGACGTGAGCGAGGACCGCCTGGAGCTGGCCCGCAAGATCGGTGTCACTCTCGCGCTGAACGTCGCGGAGTCCGGCATCGCGGACGGCCAGCGCGCCCTCGGCCTGCGCGAGGGCTTCGACGTGGGCCTGGAGATGTCCGGCAACCCGGTCGCGATGCGGGACATGCTCGCCAACATGACGCACGGCGGAAAGATCGCCATGCTCGGGCTGCCGTCCGAGGAGTTCGCCGTCGACTGGTCCCGGATCGTCACCTCCATGATCACGATCAAGGGCATCTACGGCCGCGAGATGTTCGAGACCTGGTACGCGATGTCGGTCCTCCTCGAAGGCGGCCTCGACCTCGCGCCCGTGATCACCGGCCGCTACGGCCACCGCGACTTCGAGGCGGCCTTCGCGGACGCGGCCAGCGGCCGCGGTGGCAAGGTCATCCTCGACTGGACCCTCTAA
- a CDS encoding M20 family metallopeptidase has protein sequence MTTAKEAAARHIRAGADDLIALSRRIHAHPELAFEEHLASRWVADALSDAGFEVRHGYCGLPTAVEATVGTGPTHIAICAEYDALPDIGHACGHNVIAAAAVGAGIGLAPLADELGLTVRVLGTPAEEGGGGKALMLERGAFDGVHAAMMVHPAAVEMAAMPGLAVTQFDVTYQGRAAHAGAYPELGVNAADAMTVAQVAIGLLRQQTTASDRVHGIVTQAGSAANIVPDVSRGRWIVRSDSLDALRPLSERVHRCFEAGALATGCELSTTPVGPDYADLRPDRDLLELWVANATALGRRFPELPKSVVGAATDMGNVSHAVPTIHPMLGLDCGPAVNHQPEFTAACRTPAADRAVLDGATGMAWTAIDVALAADRHSDKAHTG, from the coding sequence GTGACCACCGCGAAGGAAGCCGCGGCACGGCACATCCGTGCCGGGGCGGACGACCTGATCGCCCTGTCCCGCCGGATCCACGCCCACCCCGAATTGGCCTTCGAGGAGCATCTCGCCAGCCGATGGGTCGCCGACGCCCTCAGCGACGCGGGGTTCGAGGTCCGGCACGGGTACTGCGGACTGCCGACCGCCGTGGAGGCGACGGTCGGCACCGGGCCGACCCACATCGCGATCTGCGCGGAGTACGACGCCCTGCCCGACATCGGGCACGCCTGCGGCCACAACGTCATCGCCGCCGCGGCTGTCGGCGCCGGTATCGGCCTGGCCCCCTTGGCGGACGAACTCGGCCTGACCGTACGGGTGCTCGGCACCCCCGCCGAGGAAGGCGGCGGCGGCAAGGCGCTGATGCTGGAACGGGGCGCCTTCGACGGCGTGCACGCGGCCATGATGGTCCATCCGGCCGCGGTCGAGATGGCGGCGATGCCCGGCCTGGCCGTCACCCAGTTCGACGTGACCTACCAAGGCAGGGCGGCCCATGCCGGTGCCTACCCCGAGCTGGGCGTCAACGCGGCGGACGCCATGACCGTCGCCCAGGTGGCCATCGGGCTGCTGCGCCAGCAGACGACCGCCTCCGACCGCGTCCACGGCATCGTCACCCAGGCCGGCTCCGCAGCCAACATCGTCCCCGACGTCAGCAGGGGCCGCTGGATCGTGCGCAGCGACAGCCTGGACGCCCTGCGGCCGTTGTCCGAGCGGGTGCACCGCTGCTTCGAGGCGGGCGCGCTGGCCACCGGCTGCGAGCTGTCCACCACGCCGGTCGGCCCGGACTACGCCGACCTGCGACCGGACCGGGACCTGCTGGAGCTGTGGGTCGCCAACGCGACGGCACTCGGCCGCCGCTTCCCCGAACTGCCGAAGAGCGTCGTGGGCGCCGCCACCGACATGGGGAACGTCTCCCACGCCGTGCCCACCATCCACCCCATGCTCGGCCTCGACTGCGGCCCCGCGGTCAACCACCAACCGGAGTTCACCGCCGCGTGCCGCACCCCGGCAGCGGACCGGGCCGTACTCGACGGGGCGACCGGCATGGCCTGGACGGCCATCGACGTGGCCCTCGCGGCCGACCGGCACTCGGACAAGGCACACACCGGGTGA
- a CDS encoding transketolase family protein has translation MDTMRDRFAPVVARLLDEDPRVAVVLAEIGVAGFEEALRRHPDRVINVGIREQLLVGAAAGLALTGLRPVVHTFASFLVERPFEQIKLDLGHQDVGAVLVSAAASFDWPAGGYTHMSPGDVALLDTLDGWTVHVPGHPDEAETLLRHAVAAGDDKVYVRLSAQSNGQALAVDGARFHTVREGRAGVVVAVGPMLDPVLDATEGLDVTVLYATTVRPFDSPALRRATEGAGADVVLVEPYLAGTSVSAVNDALADLPHRVLGLGVGRRELRRYGLFEEHAAAHGLDAKSLRERIDGFLGGRAPGIRALGVRAQV, from the coding sequence ATGGACACCATGCGTGATCGGTTCGCTCCCGTCGTGGCACGGCTGCTCGACGAGGATCCGCGCGTCGCCGTCGTACTCGCCGAGATCGGTGTGGCCGGTTTCGAGGAGGCGCTGCGCCGGCATCCGGACCGGGTGATCAACGTCGGCATCCGCGAGCAACTGCTGGTCGGGGCGGCCGCGGGCCTGGCCCTGACCGGTCTGCGGCCCGTGGTGCACACGTTCGCCAGCTTCCTCGTGGAGCGGCCCTTCGAGCAGATCAAACTGGATCTCGGCCACCAGGACGTGGGCGCGGTCCTGGTCAGCGCGGCCGCGTCGTTCGACTGGCCCGCGGGCGGCTACACCCACATGTCCCCCGGCGACGTGGCCCTCCTCGACACCCTGGACGGCTGGACCGTGCACGTGCCGGGACATCCGGACGAGGCCGAGACGCTGCTGCGGCACGCCGTCGCGGCGGGCGACGACAAGGTGTACGTACGACTGTCCGCGCAGTCGAACGGTCAGGCTCTGGCCGTCGACGGCGCCCGGTTCCACACCGTCCGCGAAGGGCGGGCCGGTGTGGTCGTCGCGGTCGGTCCGATGCTCGACCCGGTGCTCGACGCGACAGAGGGGCTCGATGTCACCGTGCTGTACGCGACGACCGTGCGGCCCTTCGACTCACCGGCGCTGCGCCGCGCCACGGAAGGGGCCGGCGCCGACGTGGTCCTCGTCGAGCCGTATCTGGCCGGGACCTCGGTCTCCGCCGTGAACGACGCCCTGGCAGATCTGCCGCACCGCGTGCTCGGCCTCGGCGTGGGCCGCCGGGAGCTGCGCCGCTACGGTCTCTTCGAGGAGCATGCGGCCGCGCACGGGCTGGACGCGAAGTCCCTGCGGGAGCGGATCGACGGGTTCCTGGGCGGACGGGCGCCGGGTATCCGGGCGCTGGGTGTGCGGGCGCAAGTCTGA
- a CDS encoding ricin-type beta-trefoil lectin domain protein, translating into MSDQQQASGESSARSAASTTPDAESVAAQLTGTGTGAGKPPTASTSEGTDAEKATASEPEAGADTTTATGEAGGTTTAEVTAGKAEKAASDPAEPGEAKAEAEAEAGENAKGTSGSSPAEETPDRNSARALSAAATREQHEAIAIAAAANGGTAVSTQSAVGRPKKPVLAGAALAGALLIAVPLLITATGKDDEKKTVDTAAADTVLNEGNGPAGVFATQTPSPTKTKPEKKKAEKKAAAPPVAEEAAAPAPKPSPSPSKKAKKKAVTKKAPSTLPAVLTRVLIKNNTNGTCVDVPGFSSGKADGPVTHATCNSNTDDNQLWNVEKRYDKAGPGGAPLFQIRNVMDSMCLDLPGYRGVGGATKVTEFPCNGTTNDNQLWWLDKQSDGRFWIRNAASNNQCLDSYANNDSTRSLIIWPCAPEGQNNHEWFFTRS; encoded by the coding sequence ATGTCCGACCAGCAGCAGGCCTCGGGAGAGTCCTCCGCCCGCTCAGCGGCATCCACCACACCCGACGCCGAGTCCGTCGCGGCCCAGCTCACCGGAACCGGCACCGGCGCCGGGAAGCCCCCGACCGCCTCCACGTCCGAAGGCACCGACGCGGAAAAGGCCACCGCGAGCGAGCCGGAGGCCGGTGCCGACACCACCACCGCCACCGGGGAGGCCGGGGGCACCACGACCGCCGAGGTGACCGCCGGGAAGGCCGAGAAAGCCGCGAGCGACCCCGCGGAGCCCGGCGAGGCGAAGGCAGAAGCAGAAGCAGAAGCAGGCGAGAACGCGAAGGGCACTTCCGGGAGTTCCCCCGCCGAGGAGACCCCGGACCGGAACAGCGCGCGAGCGCTCTCCGCCGCGGCGACCAGGGAGCAGCACGAGGCCATCGCGATCGCCGCCGCCGCCAACGGCGGCACGGCCGTCTCCACCCAGAGCGCGGTCGGGCGGCCCAAGAAGCCGGTGCTCGCCGGTGCCGCCCTGGCGGGCGCCCTCCTGATAGCCGTGCCGCTGCTGATCACGGCGACGGGCAAGGACGACGAGAAGAAGACCGTCGACACGGCGGCCGCCGACACCGTGCTGAACGAGGGCAACGGCCCGGCCGGTGTCTTCGCGACCCAGACGCCCTCCCCCACGAAGACGAAGCCCGAGAAGAAGAAGGCGGAGAAGAAGGCCGCCGCGCCGCCGGTCGCGGAGGAGGCCGCCGCACCCGCCCCGAAACCCAGTCCTTCGCCGAGCAAGAAGGCGAAGAAGAAGGCCGTCACGAAGAAGGCGCCGAGCACTCTGCCGGCCGTCCTGACCAGGGTGCTGATCAAGAACAACACCAACGGCACCTGCGTGGACGTCCCCGGCTTCAGCAGTGGCAAGGCGGACGGGCCGGTGACGCACGCGACGTGCAACAGCAACACCGACGACAACCAGCTGTGGAATGTCGAGAAGCGTTACGACAAGGCCGGACCCGGCGGGGCACCGCTCTTCCAGATCCGCAACGTCATGGACAGCATGTGCCTGGACCTGCCCGGCTACCGGGGCGTCGGAGGTGCCACCAAGGTCACGGAGTTTCCGTGCAACGGCACCACGAACGACAACCAGTTGTGGTGGCTGGACAAGCAGTCCGACGGCAGGTTCTGGATACGCAACGCCGCCAGCAACAACCAGTGCCTGGACTCCTACGCCAACAACGACTCCACGCGCAGCCTGATCATCTGGCCCTGCGCCCCGGAGGGCCAGAACAACCACGAGTGGTTCTTCACCCGTTCATGA
- a CDS encoding transketolase, whose translation MGLMSGDEKHGPAATSTLDVLWVLYDRVLRVGPERADDPGRDRFLLSKGHGPMAYYAVLAAKGFVPVDLLPGFGSYDSPLGHHPDRVLVAGAEIGSGSLGHGLPIAVGTALGLRAQGLDDPQVWVLVGDAELDEGSNHEAIAYAGPAGLDRLHTVVIDNSSASYARPGGIAARFEAAGWSATTVDGRDHEALYAAFTAPHPGRPHVVVAQVEPKDD comes from the coding sequence ATGGGGCTGATGAGCGGGGACGAGAAGCACGGACCGGCGGCGACGTCCACGCTCGACGTGCTCTGGGTCCTCTACGACCGCGTGCTGCGGGTCGGGCCCGAGCGGGCGGACGACCCCGGGCGGGACAGGTTCCTGCTGTCCAAGGGGCACGGGCCGATGGCGTACTACGCGGTGCTCGCCGCCAAGGGATTCGTCCCGGTCGACCTGCTTCCGGGATTCGGCTCGTACGACTCGCCGCTCGGCCATCATCCGGACCGGGTGCTGGTGGCGGGCGCCGAGATCGGCAGCGGCTCGCTGGGGCACGGGCTGCCGATCGCGGTCGGCACGGCTCTGGGGCTGCGGGCCCAGGGGCTCGACGACCCGCAGGTGTGGGTGCTCGTGGGGGACGCCGAGCTGGACGAGGGCAGCAACCACGAGGCCATCGCCTACGCGGGTCCGGCCGGGCTCGACCGCCTCCACACCGTCGTGATCGACAACTCCTCCGCGAGCTACGCCCGGCCCGGCGGGATCGCGGCACGCTTCGAGGCCGCGGGCTGGTCCGCCACGACCGTCGACGGCCGGGACCACGAGGCCCTGTACGCCGCGTTCACGGCACCTCACCCGGGCCGTCCGCACGTGGTCGTCGCCCAGGTCGAACCGAAGGACGACTGA
- a CDS encoding DUF2264 domain-containing protein encodes MPAPYVSLPPADHVLSPHTGWTRAHWETLADRQLEALVPYATPGYAQYRLPGRASSSGVVPDGLAGFARSFLLASFRIAGAQGDVDPRLVERYARGLTTGTDRDSGEAWPELTDLSRQMAEAAAISVGLHESRRWIWDRLDTGTRERVVDWLWGVVGRRTPDDHRRLHQVVTEQFLASVGAPYRQDDIDAGLDRLEDWYAGDGWYSDGEGRTFDHSNGWALHLYPLLWSRMTGGGGGGRGQVHRERLARFLTVHPRFFGGDGAPVHHGGSLTYRFATTAPVWLGALAGCTPLAPGLTRRLASGAVRHFVERGVPDERGLLPLGWYDTFLPVARAHSGPASPYWASTAFLGLLLPPEHPVWTARELPLPVEESDHCTALPAPGWLLHGTKHDGIVRLINHGSDRTSPSGPAEDDPHSSKFGYSTATAPEAAAHAWRRNVDGHIALVAPDGTASRRRAVVPLHCSGRTAASRQEGVLPGGEERFTIDTTSVLRGPWEIRVHRVLAPSGTTVREGGYAVAAPARPTAERGYGWALARTGDGLTSVVVALHGWDEDTGIAREAEANAFGPHSATPYLRCAAGHPGDGGVYVTLLALTRDSVHPQALRESVSCEVEGHEVRITFPEGDTVSV; translated from the coding sequence ATGCCCGCACCGTATGTGTCCCTGCCGCCCGCCGATCACGTCCTGTCACCGCACACCGGCTGGACGCGGGCGCACTGGGAGACGCTCGCCGACCGGCAGTTGGAGGCCCTGGTGCCGTACGCGACGCCGGGGTACGCGCAGTACCGGCTGCCCGGCCGGGCCTCCTCGTCGGGCGTGGTGCCGGACGGGCTCGCAGGGTTCGCGCGGTCATTTCTGCTGGCCTCCTTCCGGATCGCCGGGGCGCAGGGCGATGTCGATCCCCGTCTTGTGGAACGCTACGCGCGGGGTCTGACAACGGGCACCGACCGCGACAGCGGCGAGGCCTGGCCCGAACTCACCGACCTGTCCCGGCAGATGGCGGAGGCCGCCGCGATCTCCGTCGGACTGCACGAGAGCCGCCGCTGGATCTGGGACCGCCTTGACACCGGGACGCGCGAGCGGGTCGTGGACTGGCTGTGGGGAGTCGTGGGCCGCCGCACCCCGGACGACCACAGGCGCCTCCACCAGGTGGTGACCGAGCAGTTCCTCGCCTCGGTCGGCGCGCCGTACCGGCAGGACGACATCGACGCCGGACTCGACCGGCTGGAGGACTGGTACGCGGGCGACGGCTGGTACAGCGACGGTGAGGGCCGGACCTTCGACCACTCCAACGGCTGGGCCCTGCACCTGTATCCGCTGCTGTGGAGCCGGATGACCGGCGGCGGGGGCGGCGGTCGCGGCCAGGTCCACCGCGAACGGCTCGCCCGGTTCCTCACCGTGCACCCGCGGTTCTTCGGCGGTGACGGCGCTCCCGTGCACCACGGCGGCTCCCTGACGTACCGTTTCGCCACCACCGCCCCCGTGTGGCTGGGCGCCCTCGCGGGCTGTACGCCGCTGGCCCCGGGCCTCACCAGACGGCTGGCGTCCGGCGCGGTACGGCACTTCGTCGAGCGCGGGGTGCCCGACGAGCGGGGTCTGCTGCCGCTCGGCTGGTACGACACGTTCCTGCCGGTGGCGCGGGCGCACTCGGGGCCGGCCTCGCCGTACTGGGCGAGCACGGCGTTCCTGGGTCTGCTGCTTCCGCCGGAGCATCCGGTGTGGACGGCACGCGAACTGCCTCTGCCGGTCGAGGAGTCGGACCACTGCACCGCGCTCCCGGCGCCGGGCTGGCTGCTGCACGGCACGAAGCACGACGGCATCGTGCGGCTGATCAACCACGGCAGCGACCGCACCTCGCCGTCCGGGCCCGCCGAGGACGATCCGCACTCCTCGAAGTTCGGCTATTCGACGGCGACGGCACCCGAGGCCGCGGCGCACGCGTGGCGGCGGAACGTCGACGGGCACATCGCACTGGTGGCCCCGGACGGCACCGCGTCACGCAGACGGGCCGTCGTGCCGCTGCACTGCTCCGGGCGGACGGCGGCCTCCCGCCAGGAGGGCGTGCTGCCCGGCGGCGAGGAACGGTTCACGATCGACACCACCAGCGTGCTGCGCGGCCCCTGGGAGATCCGCGTGCACCGGGTGCTCGCCCCGTCCGGCACGACGGTCCGGGAGGGCGGTTACGCGGTCGCGGCCCCGGCCCGGCCCACCGCGGAACGGGGGTACGGCTGGGCGCTGGCCCGCACCGGCGACGGGCTGACCAGCGTGGTCGTCGCGCTGCACGGCTGGGACGAGGACACGGGCATCGCGCGCGAGGCCGAGGCCAACGCCTTCGGGCCCCACTCGGCGACGCCGTACCTCCGGTGCGCCGCGGGCCACCCGGGCGACGGCGGCGTGTACGTCACGCTGCTCGCGCTGACCCGCGACTCCGTGCACCCCCAGGCGTTACGGGAGTCGGTGTCCTGCGAGGTCGAGGGACACGAGGTCCGGATCACCTTCCCGGAGGGCGACACGGTCTCGGTCTGA
- a CDS encoding helix-turn-helix domain-containing protein yields MTPADAQPDPMDVRLGARLAELRAERGWSLGELAERSGVSRSTLSRAERAEISPTAALLNRLCAVHGRTMSRLLSEVEAEAEPVPLVRAADQAVWEDRASGFVRRSVSPPHAGLRGELVEGRLAAGADIAYDRPPVPGLEQHIWVLDGRLEVTAQDAEHRLDTGDCLRLRVWGPTRFRCPGPQDARYALAVVLP; encoded by the coding sequence ATGACCCCCGCAGACGCCCAGCCCGACCCCATGGACGTCCGGCTCGGCGCCCGGCTGGCCGAGCTGCGGGCCGAACGAGGCTGGTCACTGGGCGAGTTGGCGGAACGCAGCGGGGTGAGCCGCTCGACCCTGTCACGGGCCGAACGCGCCGAGATCAGCCCCACGGCCGCACTTCTCAACCGCTTGTGCGCCGTCCATGGGCGCACGATGTCGCGACTGCTCAGCGAGGTCGAGGCCGAGGCCGAACCGGTCCCGCTGGTGCGCGCCGCCGACCAGGCCGTATGGGAGGACAGGGCTTCCGGTTTCGTACGCCGCTCGGTGTCCCCGCCGCACGCGGGGCTGCGCGGCGAACTCGTCGAGGGACGGCTCGCCGCCGGCGCCGACATCGCCTACGACCGGCCTCCCGTACCCGGCCTCGAACAGCACATCTGGGTGCTGGACGGGCGGCTGGAGGTCACCGCCCAGGACGCCGAACACCGGCTCGACACCGGCGACTGCCTGCGGCTGCGGGTGTGGGGGCCCACGCGGTTCCGCTGCCCCGGACCGCAGGACGCGCGCTACGCACTGGCGGTGGTGCTGCCGTGA
- a CDS encoding glycine C-acetyltransferase, with protein sequence MFDSVRDDLRTTLDEIRAAGLHKPERVIGTPQSATVTVTAGGRPGEVLNFCANNYLGLADHPEVVAAAHEALARWGYGMASVRFICGTQEVHKELEGRLSAFLGQEDTILYSSCFDANGGVFETLLGAEDAVISDALNHASIIDGIRLSKARRFRYANRDLADLEQQLKEASGARRRLIVTDGVFSMDGYVAPLREICDLADRYDAMVMVDDSHAVGFVGPGGRGTPELHGVMDRVDIITGTLGKALGGASGGYVAARAEIVALLRQRSRPYLFSNTLAPVIAAASLKVLDLLEAADDLRERLAANTALFRSRMAEEGFDILPGDHAIAPVMIGNATVAGRMAELLLERGVYVIGFSYPVVPQDKARIRVQLSAAHSTDDVNRAVDAFVAARAELAGE encoded by the coding sequence ATGTTCGACTCCGTACGCGACGACCTCCGCACCACCCTCGACGAGATCCGCGCCGCGGGCCTGCACAAGCCCGAGCGGGTCATCGGCACCCCGCAGTCCGCGACCGTCACCGTCACCGCGGGCGGCCGCCCCGGTGAGGTGCTGAACTTCTGCGCCAACAACTACCTCGGCCTCGCCGACCACCCGGAGGTCGTGGCCGCCGCCCACGAGGCGCTCGCCCGCTGGGGCTACGGCATGGCGTCCGTGCGCTTCATCTGCGGCACGCAGGAGGTGCACAAGGAACTGGAGGGGCGCCTGTCCGCGTTCCTCGGCCAGGAGGACACGATCCTCTACTCGTCGTGCTTCGACGCCAACGGCGGAGTGTTCGAGACGCTGCTCGGCGCGGAGGACGCGGTGATCTCCGACGCCCTCAACCACGCGTCGATCATCGACGGCATCCGGCTGTCGAAGGCCCGCCGGTTCCGCTACGCGAACCGTGATCTCGCCGATCTGGAACAGCAGTTGAAGGAGGCCTCGGGCGCCCGCCGCAGGCTGATCGTCACCGACGGCGTCTTCTCCATGGACGGGTACGTGGCCCCGCTGCGCGAGATCTGCGACCTCGCCGACCGCTACGACGCGATGGTCATGGTCGACGACTCGCACGCCGTCGGCTTCGTCGGCCCCGGCGGCCGGGGCACCCCCGAACTCCACGGGGTCATGGACCGCGTCGACATCATCACCGGCACCCTCGGCAAGGCCCTCGGCGGCGCCTCGGGCGGTTACGTCGCCGCCCGCGCCGAGATCGTCGCGCTGCTGCGCCAGCGGTCCCGCCCGTACCTCTTCTCGAACACCCTGGCCCCGGTGATCGCCGCCGCCTCGCTCAAGGTCCTCGACCTGCTGGAGGCGGCGGACGACCTGCGCGAGCGGCTCGCCGCGAACACCGCGCTGTTCCGCTCCCGGATGGCCGAGGAGGGCTTCGACATCCTCCCCGGCGACCACGCCATCGCCCCGGTGATGATCGGGAACGCGACCGTCGCCGGGCGGATGGCGGAGCTGCTCCTTGAACGCGGTGTGTACGTGATCGGCTTCTCCTACCCCGTGGTCCCGCAGGACAAGGCCCGCATCCGCGTACAGCTGTCCGCCGCCCACTCCACCGACGACGTGAACCGCGCCGTGGACGCGTTCGTGGCCGCCCGCGCGGAGCTGGCGGGGGAGTAG
- a CDS encoding MmcQ/YjbR family DNA-binding protein, whose translation MQDADDVRRICLSLPDTVEKIAWSMPTFRVAGKMFVTLPEEETSMAVRCPKPERDELVLAEPGKFWIAAHEAGSAWVRVRLAALDDADELRDILADSWRQAAPPRLLESYPELGAVADG comes from the coding sequence ATGCAGGATGCCGATGACGTACGCCGAATCTGTCTCTCTCTGCCCGACACGGTGGAGAAGATCGCCTGGAGCATGCCCACCTTCAGGGTGGCGGGGAAGATGTTCGTCACCCTGCCCGAGGAGGAGACCTCCATGGCCGTGCGCTGTCCGAAGCCGGAGCGTGACGAACTCGTCCTCGCCGAGCCCGGGAAGTTCTGGATCGCCGCTCACGAGGCCGGGTCCGCGTGGGTGCGTGTGCGGCTGGCCGCCCTCGACGACGCGGACGAGTTGCGTGACATCCTCGCGGACTCCTGGCGGCAGGCGGCGCCGCCCCGACTGCTGGAGTCCTACCCGGAGTTGGGGGCCGTGGCGGACGGCTGA
- a CDS encoding LysR family transcriptional regulator, which yields MIEARRLHILRAVADHRTVTAAAAALYLTPSAVSQQLTALEQETGHRLVERGARGVRLTPAGEILLSHTNAVLAQLERAEAELAAYSSGSAGTVSVASFATGIGLVVAPALARLARTAPGIRIRVQDAEGDASLPMVLDRQVDVAVAVEYRGAPDADDPRLAHIPLYAEPFDAVVPETHRLADRTEVPLAELAKDPWIGPYPGNPCHDVVVLACEHAGFQPRLEHSSDDFRAVVALASADAGVALVPRSALHGMDLAGVVVRPVDGVAPTRRVFAAVRRGAEAHPLISPVLEALAEVAPGVPHLG from the coding sequence ATGATCGAAGCACGGCGGCTGCACATCCTGCGGGCGGTGGCGGACCACCGTACGGTGACGGCCGCCGCCGCCGCGCTCTACCTCACCCCCTCCGCGGTCTCCCAGCAGCTGACGGCCCTGGAGCAGGAGACGGGACACCGCCTGGTCGAGCGCGGCGCCCGGGGCGTGCGGCTCACCCCCGCGGGCGAGATCCTGCTCAGCCACACCAACGCCGTCCTCGCGCAGCTGGAGCGGGCCGAGGCCGAACTCGCCGCGTACAGCTCGGGGTCGGCCGGTACGGTCAGCGTCGCCTCCTTCGCGACCGGTATCGGCCTGGTCGTCGCGCCCGCGCTGGCCCGGCTCGCGCGCACGGCCCCCGGCATCCGCATCCGCGTCCAGGACGCCGAGGGCGACGCCAGCCTGCCGATGGTGCTCGACCGCCAGGTCGACGTGGCGGTCGCCGTCGAGTACCGCGGCGCCCCGGACGCCGACGACCCGCGCCTCGCGCACATCCCCCTGTACGCCGAACCGTTCGACGCCGTCGTGCCGGAGACCCACCGCCTCGCCGACCGTACGGAGGTGCCGCTCGCCGAGCTGGCCAAGGACCCGTGGATCGGCCCGTACCCGGGCAACCCCTGCCACGACGTGGTGGTCCTGGCCTGCGAGCACGCCGGTTTCCAGCCCCGGCTCGAACACTCCTCGGACGACTTCCGGGCGGTGGTCGCGCTCGCGTCGGCGGACGCGGGGGTCGCCCTCGTACCGCGCTCGGCGCTGCACGGCATGGACCTCGCGGGAGTGGTCGTGCGTCCTGTCGACGGCGTCGCCCCCACCCGCCGGGTCTTCGCCGCGGTACGCCGGGGAGCCGAGGCCCACCCACTGATCTCGCCGGTGCTGGAGGCGCTGGCGGAGGTGGCACCAGGCGTCCCGCATTTGGGATAG